The DNA segment GCCACGTCGCTCCGCTGCGACCTTGTTGTGCCCGGCGAGGTGGACTTCGGACAATTCGTCCAGTGGCTCGTCGCCGTCTCGCAGCAAACCTTCACTCTCGACGAGAGGCTCCTCGATCCCGAGAGTCCGGAGAAACGCACCATCGGCCCGGTCGAGTGCCGTTTCGCGCTGTTCCTCGACGCGCTCAACGCCGCACTTGCCCCCGCGGGCCTCGCGGCCGTCGACGCCGAGACACACTTTGAGATCACCGTCGCGAAGGCCAAGAACACCTTCCGCTGGCACCAGAGCTACTGGGAGAAGATCCACGCTGAACTGGGCGAGGATTGGGACTGGATGGAGGCGCCGGACGAAGAACGTGAGCGTTGCATGGAGCTCGTCGCTGGAACGCGATGCGACCTAACGGTTGCCGAGCCGATGGAGCTTCGCGAGTTCATCAACTGGCTCGCGCAGGAGTCGCAGATGAACATCGTCATCGAGCCCGTCGTGTTCGCGACGCAGGGTTCTGTGGGGCGGATCAGTACCGAGGCGCCTGGACGCTTCCCCACGGGGGATCTCGGTTTCATCGAGCAGCCTGCACTCGTGGTGCAGCCGATCACGCTGACCAACAAGCCTAGCGCCGAGACACTGACGGCAGCACTTGCGCCTCTAAACCTCAGAGCTGCGCCAGGCGGCAACGGCGGCCTGCTGATCGTGCCGAAAGACTGCACAGAAGAAGAACTTGAGGAAATGCGCCAGTCTCGGCTAGAGTCCATCCGTTCTTCAGAAAACTCGTGCCATCAGGAGGGAGCGTCGCATGACTGATGCGCTGGGGATGATTGAAACGAAGGGGTTCGCCGCGATGGTCGAGGCGAGCGACGCCATGGTCAAGGCGGCCAAGGTCGAGCTCGTGGGCTATGAGAAGACCGGCGGCGGGTACGTGACGGCCATCGTGCGCGGCGACGTGGCGGCCGTCAAGGCGGCTGTGGACGCCGCGGCGCGCGGCGCCGAGCGCGTCGGCGAGGTCGTCAGTGTCCACGTGATCCCGCGCCCGCACGAGAACGTCGACCAGATACTGCCGCTGGGCCGCGGCCCCGAAGCACAGAAAAAGAAGTAGGGATCCACCACGGATCTCCACAGATGATCACAGGTCATCCGATCTGTGATTGATCTGTGTGTCATCTGCGTGAATCCGTGGTTCATTCAGAGGGCATTCTCCATGCTCATAGGGCGCGTGGTGGGCAATGTCGTCGCCTCGCAGAAGGCCGAGTCGCTCGAGGGGCTCAAGTTCCTCGTCGTGCGCGAGATGACCGTCGAGGCAAAGGAGACCGACTCCCACATCGTCGCCGCCGATGCTGTCGGCGCGGGGCCGGGAGATGTCGTGCTCTACGCCACCGGCAGCTCGGCACGCCAGACGCCGCAGACCGACAAGCGCCCTGCCGACGCCGTCATCATGGCCATCGTCGACTCGTGGGATATCGGGGGCACGCTCCGCTACGAGAAGGCGAAGGACGCGTATTAGAACCAAACCACTGATCTTCGCAGATCACACGCCGCCACACGGATCACCACAGGATGATCGTCCGGCCGCTCGATGAGGTCGACCGCGAGACCGTTCTGAGCTTCCTGCTCCCCGACTTGGTGCGCAACGGTGCGCTCATCGCCGACTGCACCGTCCTCCACGACCTTGCACGCGCGTTCGTCGCCGAGCGGGGCGGCGTCATCCTCGGTGTCATGGCGCAGATCGGCACCTTCGTCGGCCTGCGCACGACGAGCGAGAATGTCTTCCGCAAGCTGCTCGAAGCGCACGGCGGTACGCTCGTCGGCCATACGCTCTGGAGTCTCGTCCACGCCGAGGAACTCGCCCACATCGCTGCCCAGGCGCAGATCGAATGGACCGAGCCGATGTGTGAGATGGTCTACGAACCGATCATGGGCTCTGTCGAGCCGCCGGCGTCCGCTGCACGTGCACGCAAGCTGACCGTCGCCGACCTCGGTCTCATGCGCGAGTTCTACAAGACAACCGGCGTCCTCCACTGGACGCCTGACATGCTTCAACGCGGCCCGGCCTACAGCATCATCGACGA comes from the Verrucomicrobiota bacterium genome and includes:
- a CDS encoding BMC domain-containing protein; translated protein: MTDALGMIETKGFAAMVEASDAMVKAAKVELVGYEKTGGGYVTAIVRGDVAAVKAAVDAAARGAERVGEVVSVHVIPRPHENVDQILPLGRGPEAQKKK
- a CDS encoding EutN/CcmL family microcompartment protein, yielding MLIGRVVGNVVASQKAESLEGLKFLVVREMTVEAKETDSHIVAADAVGAGPGDVVLYATGSSARQTPQTDKRPADAVIMAIVDSWDIGGTLRYEKAKDAY
- a CDS encoding GNAT family N-acetyltransferase is translated as MIVRPLDEVDRETVLSFLLPDLVRNGALIADCTVLHDLARAFVAERGGVILGVMAQIGTFVGLRTTSENVFRKLLEAHGGTLVGHTLWSLVHAEELAHIAAQAQIEWTEPMCEMVYEPIMGSVEPPASAARARKLTVADLGLMREFYKTTGVLHWTPDMLQRGPAYSIIDDESPARSGGLAAVAGSYFVTDWLGEIGMVGVLPRYRRRGYGTLVSHLVTQDILRRAKKACLHVAKADHGPHEMYLKMGYRDAGEGHLAVWHV